The Paenibacillus sp. FSL W8-0426 region ATGTCCCCGGGAGTTACGAAAGAAAGAATTGATGAAGCCGTTGCGCGTGTAGGGCTCACTGCCCGCATCCACGACCGCGTCAAAACGTACTCCCTGGGCATGCGTCAGCGTCTTGGGGTTGCACAGGCCATCCTGCATAGACCCAAGCTGCTCATTCTGGACGAGCCGACCAACGGACTGGATCCGCAGGGAATTCGCGAATTAAGGGATTATTTGCGGCAGCTCAGCCGTGAAGAGGGTACGACCGTCTTTGTTTCCAGCCATTTGCTGTCCGAAATGGAGCTGATGTGTGACACGGTAGCCATTATTCAGAATGGCAAATTGGTCGACGTAAGAAACCTCAGAGCAGAAGCGGAAGCCGACGCCATGGCAGAGATTGCGTTCGAGGTCGATGATGTGCAGCGGGCCGTCATGCTGGTGGACGGAGCTGTCGTTCAAGGACAGGCGCTCGTTGTCCGTCTGACACGGGAACAGATCCCGGCCCTGAATGCGAAATTGGTCGGGGAAGGCATTCACGTTTACGGCATTCGTCATGTGGCGGCAACGCTTGAGGATCAATTTTTGCAAGTAACCGGAGGTGGGGGCATTGGGTAACTTCGGAAATCTGGTGATGAACGAAAACATGAAAATCTATCGCCGTGCCCGCACATGGATCATGCTGTCCATTCTGGCGGCATTGGCATTGTTCATGCCCGTCCTGTTCAAGGAAGGCATCGGCGCAGAGAACATGTCTGCCTTGGAAGCGGCGCTGACGACCGTTCAGTTGTTGTTTTTCCTGAATACAATCTTCTCGGTTGTGATCGCCGCGGAGACGGTTGCCGGTGAATTTACGTGGGGCACGATTAAACTGCTGCTCATTCGTCCATGGTCGCGAAGCAAGATTCTGGCATCCAAATACGTTAGCGTGATCGCGTTCAGCGTGCTCAGCACATTGATCCTGATTTTGCTGACGCTGGGCATGTCGTTCATTCTCTTTGGCGGCGGAGGCAATGTGACAGCGGGGGATGCTTGGGCGATGTGGGGATATCAATATGTGGACCTGTTCATTACTCTGGCCATCGCTTTCATGGTTTCTTCGGTATTCCGTTCCGGCGCGCTTGCGATCGGGCTATCGCTATTCATTATGTTCACGCAGGGCATTTTCTCGCTGATCTTTAGCCCGGAGCGTTACGGCTGGGCCAAGTACATTCTGTTCAACAATATGGACCTTAGCAGATACATGACGGATTCCTCGGAACTGAGCTTGTTTGGCGGCGGATCTTCAGGCATGACACTCGGATTTTCCGTAACGGTCCTCGCTGTATATTACATCGTATTCATGGTTATATCGTGGGTCGTATTCACAAGAAGAGATGTGGCAGGCACATAAGCCTGCCTCTTTTTTTTGCCTTTTTTTGCGATTTTGCCGACGGAAGCGGAACGCCTGCTATGTGGCATGGCCCGGATTTTGGGGTACATAGGTAGTACGCGTACATAAAAAAAGCGGATGACCGCCGATGGCCTCTCGGCCGGGCAGCATATGGAGGGAGTGAACCCGTTGATCAATCACAAATTTTATCGGATTTGCTCGGCAATCCTGCTGCTGCTGCTCATCGTATATTTGGGGGATAAAGTAAGCTTCATCTTTCGTCCCCTGACGTCACTGCTGCACATCGTGATCGTACCGCTGCTCGTAGCGGGTTTTTTCTATTATTTGCTCCGTCCGCTGGTGGATTTCATGGAAAATCACAATATCAAGCGTTCCATCGCGGTGCTGCTCATTTATACCGCCATCGCCCTCGTATTGGGTGGTTTCAGCGTGCTCGTTTGGCCTTCGCTGAGGGAGCAGCTTTGGAATTTCGTTGAAGATACGCCTTCGCTGGTAACCTCGCTAAGCAACCAATTGGGGGAACTGAAGAACAACCGTTTCTTGTCCGCATACCTTCCCGACGACGGCGAGATATTGGCTAAAATTTCGGATTACCTCAGCGAGGGAATCACGCAAGTGTCTGATTACGTCTCGGGGTTGTTTACGGTAGTATCCAACGTGGTCATCGTGCTCGCGACGTTTCCGATCATGCTGTATTACATGTTGAAGGAAGGCAGCAAATTCGGGACGAACCTGACGATGCTGCTGCCAAGGGCCTATCGCAAGGACGGGGAAGAGGCCATTCATGAAATTGACGAGGCGCTGAGCGGTTATATCGTGGGCCGCGTTATCGTCAACGTGGCGTTAGGCATTCTGATGTACATCGGGTTTGTCATCATCGGCCTGCCCTATGCGCTGCTGTTGACCGTAGTATCCGTTATCCTGAACTTCATCCCGTACGTTGGGGCGCTGCTTGCAGCGGTGCCCGTTGTGATCGTAGGGTTCATCGAATCGCCTTCGATGGCGATCTGGTCGCTCGTGATCATCGTGGTCGCCCAGCAAATCCAGGATAATCTTATCTCGCCTTATGTCTATGGGAAACAGTTGGATATTCACCCGCTTACAACGGTCATTCTGTTACTGGTAGGCGCCGATCTGTGGAACATTCTGGGCATGATCATCATTATCCCGCTCTACATGATCCTCAAGATCATACTCAGGAAGCTGCAGCAGCGGGTGGTGGAAGAACGGGCGGAGCATCCCAGCTGAGGAAAGAAAGGCACAGCAAAAGAGCAATCCCTCAAGGGACTGCTCTTTTGCTTGCCCTGCAAGGGCATGGCGCGGATTATGCTTCCGCGTGTTCATCGTTGGTATATCCGGGAAGCGTGATCGCTTCTTTCGGAACAACCGCAACTTTATAGAAGCGATTTTTATCCTTTTCCAGCAGGACAAAGGTCAAATTCTCGAATTCGTATTCTTCCTGCTCGTCCATTTCCGGGCGATGACTGTAAAGCCAGCCGCCGATCGTGTCCCATTCATCGGCATCCAGGTTCGACATGAACATGTCATTGACCTTGGACAAGGACACCTTGCCGTCCAGGATCACATAGTTCTCGTTAATGATTTGAATATCCTCGACTTCATCCGCATCGAATTCGTCACGGATCTCGCCGACGATCTGTTCAAGCACGTCCTCAATCGTTACGATCCCCGAGGTGCCGCCATATTCGTCGACCAGGACGGCGATGTGCACGCCGTCTTTTTGCATTTTTTTCAACAGGTCCTTGACCGGTGTTGTTTCATGCACGGCCGACACGGGCTGAATCAGGGAAGACAGATCGACGGGGGCATCGTTGCCATACAATTCCAGGAAAAATTGCTTCGTATTGATGATCCCGATGATATCGTCCTTGCTCTCGTTCACGACGGGAAAACGTGTATATTGTTCCTGGCGAATGATATCCAGGTTTTCTTCGTTTGTTTTATTCAAATAAAGGCAGACCATGTCTGTTCGGGGTACCATGATTTCTTTGGCCAGCATTTCATCAAAAGCGAAGATCCGGCTCACGTAACCAAATTCGCTTTGATTGATTTTGCCGCTTTCGAAGCTTTCGTTAATAATAATCTGCAATTCTTCCTCCGAGTGTGCTTCTTCATGCTCGGAAGCGGGTTTGATGCCGAATAGCTTGACCAGTTGATTCGCGGAGCCGTTCAACAGCCAGATAAAAGGATACATAATTCGGTTGAACCAGATGATAGGTCCCGAAGTCAGCAGCGCAACGGTTTCGGCTTTGCGGATGGCAATCGTTTTAGGAGCAAGCTCACCTACCACGACATGCAGGTAAGTGATCGTTACGAACGCGATCACGAACGACAGAAATCCTGCAATGGCTTCAGGGATGCGCATCGCTTCGAACAATGGATGAAGGAGGCTTTCTACCGTCGGCTCACCCAGCCAACCGAGTCCCAGCGACGTAATCGTAATGCCGAGCTGGCACGCGGACAAGTAACCGTCCAGGTTGGCAACAGCCTGTTTGACGGCCATGGCTCGTTTGTTTCCTTCCGCAATCATTTGGTCGATCCGGCTTGAGCGGACGCGAACCAATGCAAATTCCACTGCGACGAAAAATGCCGAAAACCCTATCAAAATCGCAACCAATACTAAATTTAACGCATACCTCTCACTGTCCATTCACTACTCTTCTCCTTTGAAGTAATAAGTTTTAACGAATATTATATCGAATTGCGAGGCAAAAGACCACTTTTTGGGTCACATTTATATGTATGGGACAACACAGTCATAACAGACATCCCGGCGTTTCCATTCCAGCGTGATGGTGCTGCGGGCGGTTTGGACCGCGGTTTTCTTGTCCAAAATGCTGTTATGGGTAAAACCGTTATGGGGTAACCATGATTACCTCCGGGAAATGTTGTCAAAGCTAGGGGAATTGAACGTTGGGCAGGCAGGATGCTCGTCGCCGAGGGGGAGGTTATATGTTCTGGTTGGTCATTATTTTACTCATATTCATATTTCAAGCTGCAACGATCTTGCTGCTGGAGTTTCGTAATCCGGCCAAGGCGGTCGCCTGGTTGTTTATTTTGTTTTGCGTGCCCTTGATCGGATTCATCGTGTATTATTTCGTGGCCCAGGATTACAGAAAACGCAAAAAACTGCGCAGGGGCGGCTCGCGCATTTTTCGGGCAATCCGGGGAAGGTTATGGACCCAGGCTGCCATCGTTGAAAGGATCGACCAGATGCCTGAGGGCCGGTTTCAGAACCAGCAGCGGTTGTTCAATTTGTTGACCCGGCTCTCGGAAAGTCCGATTACCGGCTGCAACCGGAGCCGGGTGTTGACCAATGGGCAAGAGACGTATGCTGCCATGCTCAGCGAGATGGAAAAAGCGCGGCATCACTTGCACGTGGAGTTTTATATTTTTCGGGATGACGTCATCGGGGCCCAATTCCAGAACGTCATGATCCGCAAGGCTCGCGAAGGCGTGAAGGTGCGGTTCATCTGCGACGGTCTCGGAAGCCATGCCCTTAGTCGGGACTTTTCCGAAAAGCTGCGGCAAGCCGGGGTTGAATTTCACTTCTTCCTCCCGCCGATGATCGCCACGATCGATCGGAGCATCAACTATCGTAACCACAGGAAAATCGTCATCGTGGATGGCAAGGTGGGGTTCGTGGGCGGGATCAACGTGGGTGACGACTATTTAGGCCAGTATCCGAAAATGGGACATTGGCGGGACACGCACGTCCAGCTCGAAGGGGACGCCGTCTATTTTTTGCAGAATACGTTTTTGAATGACTGGAAGCTGGCCTCCGGCGAACAAATTGCCGAACCCGGGTTATCCGAGCTGTTCCCGCTGCATGATTGCCAAGGAAAGGAGCGCGTTCAAATATTGAGCAGCGGCCCGGACCAGAATTGGGATGCCATTCAGGAGATGTGTTTTAGCGCCATGTCGGTGGCATGCGACCGCATTTACCTCACAACCCCCTATTTTATTCCCGACCCTGCGCTATTCGAGGCCCTTAAAACGGCCGCCGTCAGCGGGGTGGATGTGCGCATTCTCATTCCTTACCAATCGGATTCCTTGCTGGTTCACCTGGCCTCGCTTTCCTACGTGGAGGAACTGCTTCTTGCCGGGGTACGGTTTTTCCAATACCGCAAAGGATTCGTGCATGCCAAAGTAATGATCGTGGACGATTTGCTGGCTACCGTCGGCACGGCCAATATCGACATGCGCAGTTTTTTTTGCAACTTTGAACTGATGGCGGTGTTGTTCGATGCGGAGCCGATAACCCGGTTATTGGAGGATTTTAAGCAGGATCTAAGCGAAAGCAGTGAAATCGAGATCAAGGCCTTTGTACGGCGTTCTTGGCGACAAAAAGGGATGGAAATGCTGTCTCGGATGCTTTCTCCGCTGCTTTAGCCGTTTTAGACCTGATTTCACGAGATAAATTCACTTTTTGTGAATTTATCTCTTTTTTTCTAACTATTTTGCTCAAATTTGATCTTTTATGATATAATGGTGATAACAAATGATGTCTTGGCGAAGGAGGGGGAGTCTGAATGATAGCAGGCTCCCTTTTGCTCTTTTTTGGCAATTGCCATCGGAATTAAGACATTTTGAATCCATTTCATATAGCTTTTAGTTGCTCTTCAGGGTGCGTATAAAGTCCAACCCATTTGTTGTTTTATATGTAGACCCCCCGTGCAGTAGTTAAATGATTTATGAAATGGATTCACATACTGACCAAATGGGGGGGAAAGCATGTCCAATGTAACAGTTAAAGAAATTACATCCAAGCCGGACCGCAGCGTGAAAGGCTCTGTGTTCACATTGAAGCTTCTGCAGCGGATTGTCATGATTCTCATTGGTGCGGTGCTAATGGCCGTCGCACTGGAAGTGTTCCTGGTGCCCAATGGCGTTATTGATGGAGGGGTTACGGGCATTTCCATCATGGTGTCGGAACTGACCGGCTTGCCACTCGGGATTTTCTTGACACTGCTTAACTTGCCGTTCCTGTTACTCGGATACAGACAAATCGGCAAAACGTTTGCCTTGTCCACGCTGCTGGGGATCGTGGCCATGTCAATCAGTACCACGTTATTGCACCATGTTCCCGCATTGACTCCGGGCGAGCCTTTACTTGGCGCCGTATTCGGCGGACTGATTCTTGGCGCCGGCGTCGGCCTGGTCATTCGTTCCGGCGGATCGCTGGACGGAACCGAGATCGTGGCCATTCTGCTCAGCGAGAAAACCCCGCTGTCCGTCGGACAGATCGTGCTGTTCATCAACATCTTTATTTTTGCGGCTGCAGGCTTCGTGTTTGGCTGGCCGAATGCGCTGTACTCCATGATCGCCTACTACATCGCAATGAAGCTGATCGATATCGTGAACGAAGGGTTGGAGCAATCCAAATCGGTTTGGATCATTAGTGAAAAATATCGCGAAATCGGTTCGGCCCTTACCGACCGCCTTGGTCGCGGAGTTACGTTCCTTGATGGAGAGGGCGGTTTTAGCGGCGATGAGAAGAAAATCATTTTTGTCGTCATCACCCGTCTGGAGGAAGCAAAGATGAAATCCATCGTTGAGGATTGGGATCCGCATGCGTTCGTAGCCATCGGCAACATTCATGACGTGAAAGGCGGACGCTTCAAGAAAAAGGGAATTCATTAGCGGTTATGTCCGCGTACATCGATAAAATAGCCGATATCTGCACATATGCAGGTATCGGCTATTTGGATTGGAGGTGCTTCAGTATCAGTTCTACCGGCTGAGGATCGATTGCGGCGATCAAATCGCCGGTCTTCTGCAGGCGTTCCAGAATATTGAGCAAATGAAAAGCTTTGACGGACACGTTACTGCGAACCTCATCCCAGGTCAATGGCGTGGACACGGTCCCTTCGGGCTTGGAACGGGGCGTATATGGGGCTGCCAGCGTTTTTCCGCCATAATGCTGCAGGTAATCGAAATAAATCCGATCTCCGCGATCCTTTTTGAGTCGCTCCAGCGTGAATAGGTCGGGATGCTTCTGGGTGACGTATTTCCCGACGAAGTGGCCGATCATCCGAAGCTGATCAAACGTCACTCCTTTCCGAATGGGCACGATGATCTGTACCCCTGTGGCACCGGACGTTTTGGCCACAGATTGCAGTCCGAGAGAGGAGAGGGTTTCGCCAACGATCAAGGCAGCCTCCATGATGCGAGGTTCTTCCTCCAGCGAAGGGTCCAGATCGATCATCCATTCGCACGGGAGCGTGCTGCCTACGGCATGTAATGAGGGGTGAAACTCCAATGCCGCGAGATTGCCAAGCCATAGCAGTTCGGGCAAACCGTTCATGACGACGTAACGGATGCCATCGTGCATTTCGGTATGCACAAACTCGGGCACCGGTTCGGGCACGTTTTTTTGATAAAAAAATTCACCGCCCGCACCGTGCGGATAACGAATGGTTGTAAGCAGGCGCTGTTTGGTATAGGGGAGCAGGAACGGGGCGAGGCCGGCCAGTTTTTGCAGGTACATCGCTTTGGTGATCCCCACTTCGGGCCACAAGGGTTTGTCGGGATTGGTAATGGTCAGTTCGACGCCTTCTACCGTAATTGTCCCTTTTATGGGTGAAGCCATATTCGTACCTCCTCAAAAGTCATGGGCGATTTGTCGATCCGTGCCATCTGCGGCCACTTACGTTTGGAGTTGATCCGCAGAGCATTCTTCCCGGGTGACCTCGGCGAATGCCTGGATGCTGGGATGTCTTAGCGTCCGATGGTGGGTCAGCTCCATATACTGCACCCTGACGCCAATCTGCGGCTGGATCCAGGTTGTTTCGGCGCTTCGTTCGGGTCTGTTGCTGAAGGGTCGTTCCTCCCTGACGAGCGGCGCCACTTGTCGGGTCAGATCGCGCCATGCTTCGGAATTCAACCTGCCGGTGCCGACATGACCGATATAGACGAAATGAGGGCCGTCATACACTCCGACGGCGACGGCATTGACGATGCCGTCCCTGTACGTAACCCCGCCGATCATGGCGTACAGGTCATGCATGATTTTTACTTTTTGCCAACGCGCGTCCTTGCCCTGTATGCCGTATGTGCTGCGCAGATCCTTACAAACGATGCCTTCCATCCGGTGTTTGCGCATGACGGCAAGCAGCGTGTCCGGATCGTCCGTATTCGCGACTTCCTGCACATGGGGGGAAGGGATCAGAACGTCGTGAAGCAATCGCTGCCGGTCCGCGAGCGGCTGGTCGGTTACCCACCGTCCGTTGCAGTACAAAATATCGAATACCATGTACGCGATCGGAAGCTGATGAACCATTTGGGAGATGACGTCCGGTTTGCTCATGCGATCGCGCCGCAATACGTGATAGAAGGAAGGAGTACCGTTTTCCGGATCAAGGGAAATCACTTCTCCGTCCAGAATATAGGTTTGTGCCGAACAAAGATTGCGCTTGACGGTCAATTCCGGATATTGCAGCGTTCGCTCATGCCTTCGACGGTTAAACAATTTCAAAGCGTCCCCATCCTCATAGGCCAGCATGCGGACGCCATCCCATTTGATCTGGGCGATCCAGTCGGGGCCGGTCGGGAGCTGCTCCTTCAATACGGGTTCAAATGGTATGATCGGGGGTAACATGGGGTGAGCCTCCTTTCGACACGGGCTGCCTTGCAAAAGATGCTTGAGCATTCGTTGCAGATATCAGCTTTTTCGCAAGCGTCTCCTAAACTGGTGAATCAGAAGCAGCAGCACAGGCAAAACAATGCCGCAGGTGATATCCCAATCGATCCAATACGGGATAATGTCTTTAAGATAGAACTCTTCGTCGGGAGCAACCAGGATGGACATGGAGACTGTCATTAAGGCTCCCGGCAAAATGAGGGGGCGATGGCTGGATATTCGAAACAGGGAAGACAGCCCCATAAGAAATCCATATAGGAACAGTATGCCTTTGAAAAATACGGCGATCATCCAGACAGAGGCGATGAATGCCTCGATTCGTTGCAGGAAGTTGCCGATGTTTATTTTGCGCGACAGATTGTAGGCGGGAAACCATTGATGCTCCGTCATAAAGGAACCCAAGACAAGCAAGCACATGGTCAACGTAAGAGTGAGCCACAATCCGCCAAAGATGCCGGCCAGAAGAACATCCTTTTTCAAATTCGCTCCCTGGTTGGCATAGGGGAACACCATCATGAAAATGCATAGCTGGCAGTAGGGGTAGGTCAATACGGCAAAGATTCCTTTCAAAGGGTCAAGCAAGCCATGAGCTAGGATTGGCGTAATATTGTTCAGATGGGCTTGAGGCAGTATACATACCGTCAAAATAAGCAAAAACAGCAGGACCAGCGGCAAAAAAAGCTCTGCACCTCGTCCTATGCATTCAATGCCACAGATTAGACCCCATGCAAGCGCACCGACAAAGAGCAGGTTTAAGGCAAAGAGCGGAGATTGGCGCATGATATTCGTAGTCATGAAATCGCCAAGTTCCCGCACAAAGGTGGAAGCGCCGATCAGGAAATAGAACAAATAAAAGCAGCTGACAACGGCGCCGAACCATGGACCAAGCTTTTGCAGCGCATGCTGTATCAGATTCAATTGCGGCTGCGTTGCATGGAGCAGCAGCATGATAGCGAGAATGCCGGTGCCACCTGCGACCCCGAGCAAGGCGGATAACCACGCATCTTCGTGCGCATACGACGTGATCATGGACGGAAACAAGAGAATTTGTTCTCCGATCGTGCACATGAATAGCAATGCAGCAAGCTGTCTTACCGTCAAACGCCCATTTTCAAGCATACGGCTTCTCCTTTGCGGGTATATCCGGTTATTCCTATATTCTTTGCCAAAGAGACCAATATTATGAGGCCAAGTTCATTTGACCGATGAAGAACGCTGCATGGCCGCGCTAAAAGGCCCGAACAGGATCTGCTCTTCAAATAGGAAGAGGCAATCCCGTTCGGGCCGTTATAGGTTTATGCGCTAGAGTCGAGGGCGGAGCCGAGTTGGCGGGCAATCATTTCAGTTTGCTGCTGTCAGGCGAATGCGAATGTTTTGCGGATCGACGGTCCACCAGATCGCCCCGTCCTGTTCCACGGAGGCCCCTTCCTGACGAAGATGCTGCACGGCCGCATCAAGCTCGGCCTTTCCGTCGTAAACGATCGTGAAGTAGTCGATGCCTGTTCCGTTTATCGGCGTGACGGGCGCTCCGACGCCCGCCCACGTGTTCAACCCAAGGTGATGATGGTATCCTCCTGCCGACACGAACAGTGCCGAGCCGCCGAAACCACTCGTAATATCGAACCCGAGCAATCCGATATAGAAAATGCCGGAATCCTGCAGGCTCCGCACGTGAAAATGCACGTGGCCGATCACTGTGCCCGCCGGAAGGCCCTTCCAAGGGAGATTTTCGGAAATGGCGAACAGGCCTTCCACGTCAACGGGGTCGGTTGCCATAATGTAGTTGTTTTTCTCATCCCGTTGCCACGTATCGCGAGGACGATCCGCGTAGATTTCA contains the following coding sequences:
- a CDS encoding ABC transporter ATP-binding protein — protein: MQQEPVVRIQGVSKIISSRTLVSDLTLDIPPGQVFGFLGPNGAGKTTTIRMMVGLMSISKGDIFISGHSVKDEFEKAVANVGAIVENPEMYKFLSGYHNLVHFARMSPGVTKERIDEAVARVGLTARIHDRVKTYSLGMRQRLGVAQAILHRPKLLILDEPTNGLDPQGIRELRDYLRQLSREEGTTVFVSSHLLSEMELMCDTVAIIQNGKLVDVRNLRAEAEADAMAEIAFEVDDVQRAVMLVDGAVVQGQALVVRLTREQIPALNAKLVGEGIHVYGIRHVAATLEDQFLQVTGGGGIG
- a CDS encoding ABC transporter permease, whose protein sequence is MGNFGNLVMNENMKIYRRARTWIMLSILAALALFMPVLFKEGIGAENMSALEAALTTVQLLFFLNTIFSVVIAAETVAGEFTWGTIKLLLIRPWSRSKILASKYVSVIAFSVLSTLILILLTLGMSFILFGGGGNVTAGDAWAMWGYQYVDLFITLAIAFMVSSVFRSGALAIGLSLFIMFTQGIFSLIFSPERYGWAKYILFNNMDLSRYMTDSSELSLFGGGSSGMTLGFSVTVLAVYYIVFMVISWVVFTRRDVAGT
- a CDS encoding AI-2E family transporter → MINHKFYRICSAILLLLLIVYLGDKVSFIFRPLTSLLHIVIVPLLVAGFFYYLLRPLVDFMENHNIKRSIAVLLIYTAIALVLGGFSVLVWPSLREQLWNFVEDTPSLVTSLSNQLGELKNNRFLSAYLPDDGEILAKISDYLSEGITQVSDYVSGLFTVVSNVVIVLATFPIMLYYMLKEGSKFGTNLTMLLPRAYRKDGEEAIHEIDEALSGYIVGRVIVNVALGILMYIGFVIIGLPYALLLTVVSVILNFIPYVGALLAAVPVVIVGFIESPSMAIWSLVIIVVAQQIQDNLISPYVYGKQLDIHPLTTVILLLVGADLWNILGMIIIIPLYMILKIILRKLQQRVVEERAEHPS
- a CDS encoding hemolysin family protein gives rise to the protein MDSERYALNLVLVAILIGFSAFFVAVEFALVRVRSSRIDQMIAEGNKRAMAVKQAVANLDGYLSACQLGITITSLGLGWLGEPTVESLLHPLFEAMRIPEAIAGFLSFVIAFVTITYLHVVVGELAPKTIAIRKAETVALLTSGPIIWFNRIMYPFIWLLNGSANQLVKLFGIKPASEHEEAHSEEELQIIINESFESGKINQSEFGYVSRIFAFDEMLAKEIMVPRTDMVCLYLNKTNEENLDIIRQEQYTRFPVVNESKDDIIGIINTKQFFLELYGNDAPVDLSSLIQPVSAVHETTPVKDLLKKMQKDGVHIAVLVDEYGGTSGIVTIEDVLEQIVGEIRDEFDADEVEDIQIINENYVILDGKVSLSKVNDMFMSNLDADEWDTIGGWLYSHRPEMDEQEEYEFENLTFVLLEKDKNRFYKVAVVPKEAITLPGYTNDEHAEA
- the cls gene encoding cardiolipin synthase; translated protein: MFWLVIILLIFIFQAATILLLEFRNPAKAVAWLFILFCVPLIGFIVYYFVAQDYRKRKKLRRGGSRIFRAIRGRLWTQAAIVERIDQMPEGRFQNQQRLFNLLTRLSESPITGCNRSRVLTNGQETYAAMLSEMEKARHHLHVEFYIFRDDVIGAQFQNVMIRKAREGVKVRFICDGLGSHALSRDFSEKLRQAGVEFHFFLPPMIATIDRSINYRNHRKIVIVDGKVGFVGGINVGDDYLGQYPKMGHWRDTHVQLEGDAVYFLQNTFLNDWKLASGEQIAEPGLSELFPLHDCQGKERVQILSSGPDQNWDAIQEMCFSAMSVACDRIYLTTPYFIPDPALFEALKTAAVSGVDVRILIPYQSDSLLVHLASLSYVEELLLAGVRFFQYRKGFVHAKVMIVDDLLATVGTANIDMRSFFCNFELMAVLFDAEPITRLLEDFKQDLSESSEIEIKAFVRRSWRQKGMEMLSRMLSPLL
- a CDS encoding YitT family protein, coding for MSNVTVKEITSKPDRSVKGSVFTLKLLQRIVMILIGAVLMAVALEVFLVPNGVIDGGVTGISIMVSELTGLPLGIFLTLLNLPFLLLGYRQIGKTFALSTLLGIVAMSISTTLLHHVPALTPGEPLLGAVFGGLILGAGVGLVIRSGGSLDGTEIVAILLSEKTPLSVGQIVLFINIFIFAAAGFVFGWPNALYSMIAYYIAMKLIDIVNEGLEQSKSVWIISEKYREIGSALTDRLGRGVTFLDGEGGFSGDEKKIIFVVITRLEEAKMKSIVEDWDPHAFVAIGNIHDVKGGRFKKKGIH
- the ligD gene encoding non-homologous end-joining DNA ligase, with product MASPIKGTITVEGVELTITNPDKPLWPEVGITKAMYLQKLAGLAPFLLPYTKQRLLTTIRYPHGAGGEFFYQKNVPEPVPEFVHTEMHDGIRYVVMNGLPELLWLGNLAALEFHPSLHAVGSTLPCEWMIDLDPSLEEEPRIMEAALIVGETLSSLGLQSVAKTSGATGVQIIVPIRKGVTFDQLRMIGHFVGKYVTQKHPDLFTLERLKKDRGDRIYFDYLQHYGGKTLAAPYTPRSKPEGTVSTPLTWDEVRSNVSVKAFHLLNILERLQKTGDLIAAIDPQPVELILKHLQSK
- a CDS encoding DNA ligase: MLPPIIPFEPVLKEQLPTGPDWIAQIKWDGVRMLAYEDGDALKLFNRRRHERTLQYPELTVKRNLCSAQTYILDGEVISLDPENGTPSFYHVLRRDRMSKPDVISQMVHQLPIAYMVFDILYCNGRWVTDQPLADRQRLLHDVLIPSPHVQEVANTDDPDTLLAVMRKHRMEGIVCKDLRSTYGIQGKDARWQKVKIMHDLYAMIGGVTYRDGIVNAVAVGVYDGPHFVYIGHVGTGRLNSEAWRDLTRQVAPLVREERPFSNRPERSAETTWIQPQIGVRVQYMELTHHRTLRHPSIQAFAEVTREECSADQLQT
- a CDS encoding endospore germination permease, with the translated sequence MLENGRLTVRQLAALLFMCTIGEQILLFPSMITSYAHEDAWLSALLGVAGGTGILAIMLLLHATQPQLNLIQHALQKLGPWFGAVVSCFYLFYFLIGASTFVRELGDFMTTNIMRQSPLFALNLLFVGALAWGLICGIECIGRGAELFLPLVLLFLLILTVCILPQAHLNNITPILAHGLLDPLKGIFAVLTYPYCQLCIFMMVFPYANQGANLKKDVLLAGIFGGLWLTLTLTMCLLVLGSFMTEHQWFPAYNLSRKINIGNFLQRIEAFIASVWMIAVFFKGILFLYGFLMGLSSLFRISSHRPLILPGALMTVSMSILVAPDEEFYLKDIIPYWIDWDITCGIVLPVLLLLIHQFRRRLRKS
- a CDS encoding VOC family protein, encoding MTTDYQIPASTRLGEVSIRISDLDRSIRFYTEVVGLKLLERNDRVATLTADGQTSLLRLEQPADVSITRPRSSAGLYHFAILLPDRQSLGLALRNLAAHGIEIGQGDHLVSEALYISDPDNNGIEIYADRPRDTWQRDEKNNYIMATDPVDVEGLFAISENLPWKGLPAGTVIGHVHFHVRSLQDSGIFYIGLLGFDITSGFGGSALFVSAGGYHHHLGLNTWAGVGAPVTPINGTGIDYFTIVYDGKAELDAAVQHLRQEGASVEQDGAIWWTVDPQNIRIRLTAAN